In Denitratisoma sp. DHT3, one DNA window encodes the following:
- the glnE gene encoding bifunctional [glutamate--ammonia ligase]-adenylyl-L-tyrosine phosphorylase/[glutamate--ammonia-ligase] adenylyltransferase, translated as MPAFDNALSCSRYLSRLLEAQPTLAEDLRQRWQRAPDAPALTARLAATPIDEDTLKPALRRFKQWAYAWVGLRDLAGLAPLAEVTETMTLIADLAVDKSLEVLSAALEARYGAPRNARGERQQLIVIGMGKLGGRELNVSSDIDLIFVYPDDGDTDGERSISNFEYFTRLGRQLIAAISEPTADGQVFRVDMRLRPNGDSGPLVCSFDMLENYFITQGREWERYAWIKARPMTGGRWDELEAIRRPFVFRKYLDFGAINAMRGLHAQIRREVAKKDMATHVKLGPGGIREIEFIAQVFQLIRGGRDLSLQLKPTLQVLPLLAERGILTLADALALAAAYDFLRRLEHRLQYLDDAQTHRLPDNPADQAAIARNLGFVSYEALLMELDAHRETVSQHFEQVFSDPNRDGHDLDKLWLGAEEQATEELGRLGFREPAAAAERLAALRGSGRYQQMAQGIRERFDALVPRALAAATERPNPDQTLARLLDLLETISRRAAYLALLQQYPQALGKVAQVMSSSSWAAEYLQRHPILLDELLDARLLEAKHDWAGFRAELEQRLADVEPDTERQMDLLREAHHAQVFRLLTQDISGLLQLEKLSDHLSELADIIVDQALRFAWNKLATRHRDAPGFAVISYGKLGGKELGYASDLDLVYLFEDDDADAGRIYSRLSTRLSTWLSAQTPAGQLFETDLRLRPNGDAGLPVVSIDAFRQYQLENAWTWEHQALTRARFSAGDAAVGAKFEQVRVEILRQQRDPAKLREDVLAMRQRMYDAHATKGEAAERIFNLKQDPGGLIDVEFLVQYLVLGNAHAHPELCGNLGNIALLRIAAELGLIPAEQAETVRDAYREYRRLQHALRLNNQKSKVERLSVLPEIEAVRALWRVVFDA; from the coding sequence ATGCCCGCCTTCGACAATGCACTGTCCTGCTCCCGTTATCTGTCCCGTCTGCTCGAAGCGCAACCGACGCTGGCCGAGGATCTGCGCCAACGCTGGCAGCGCGCTCCCGACGCGCCGGCCCTGACGGCGCGGTTGGCGGCAACGCCCATCGACGAGGACACGCTGAAGCCGGCTCTGCGCCGCTTCAAGCAATGGGCCTATGCCTGGGTGGGGCTGCGCGACCTGGCCGGACTCGCGCCGCTGGCGGAAGTGACCGAGACCATGACCCTGATCGCCGACCTGGCGGTGGACAAGTCCCTGGAAGTGCTGAGCGCCGCGCTCGAGGCGCGCTATGGCGCGCCGCGCAACGCCCGCGGCGAGCGCCAGCAGCTGATCGTGATCGGCATGGGCAAGCTGGGCGGACGCGAACTCAACGTCTCCTCCGACATCGACCTGATCTTCGTCTATCCGGACGACGGCGACACCGACGGCGAACGCTCGATCTCCAATTTCGAATACTTCACCCGCCTCGGGCGGCAACTGATCGCCGCCATTTCGGAGCCCACCGCCGACGGCCAGGTGTTCCGGGTGGACATGCGCTTGCGGCCCAACGGCGATTCCGGCCCCCTGGTCTGCTCCTTCGACATGCTGGAAAACTATTTCATCACCCAGGGCCGGGAATGGGAGCGCTACGCCTGGATCAAGGCCCGGCCGATGACGGGCGGGCGCTGGGATGAGCTGGAAGCGATCCGCCGTCCCTTCGTGTTCCGCAAATACCTGGATTTCGGCGCCATCAACGCCATGCGCGGCCTGCACGCCCAGATTCGCCGCGAGGTGGCGAAGAAGGACATGGCCACCCACGTCAAGCTGGGGCCGGGCGGCATTCGCGAGATCGAATTCATCGCCCAGGTGTTCCAGTTGATCCGCGGCGGGCGCGACCTGTCGCTGCAGCTCAAGCCGACCTTGCAGGTCCTGCCGCTGCTGGCGGAACGAGGCATTCTCACCCTGGCCGACGCCCTGGCCCTGGCCGCCGCCTACGATTTCCTGCGTCGGCTCGAGCATCGCCTGCAATACCTGGACGACGCCCAGACCCATCGCCTGCCCGACAATCCCGCCGACCAGGCCGCCATCGCCCGCAACCTCGGTTTCGTCAGCTACGAGGCCCTGCTGATGGAACTGGACGCGCATCGCGAGACGGTCTCCCAGCATTTCGAGCAGGTGTTTTCCGACCCCAACCGCGACGGCCACGATCTGGACAAGCTCTGGCTCGGCGCCGAAGAGCAGGCGACGGAAGAACTCGGCCGCCTCGGTTTCCGCGAACCGGCGGCGGCGGCCGAGCGGCTCGCGGCGCTGCGCGGCAGCGGCCGCTACCAGCAAATGGCGCAGGGCATCCGCGAACGCTTCGACGCCCTGGTGCCGCGCGCCCTGGCCGCCGCCACCGAACGGCCCAACCCGGACCAGACCCTGGCCCGGCTGCTCGACCTGCTGGAGACCATCTCGCGCCGGGCCGCCTACCTGGCGCTGCTGCAGCAATACCCGCAGGCCCTGGGCAAGGTGGCGCAGGTGATGAGCAGTTCCAGTTGGGCGGCCGAATACCTGCAACGCCATCCGATCCTGCTCGATGAATTGCTCGATGCCCGGCTGCTCGAAGCCAAGCACGACTGGGCCGGTTTCCGCGCCGAACTGGAGCAGCGCCTGGCGGACGTCGAACCCGACACCGAACGGCAGATGGACCTGCTGCGGGAAGCCCATCACGCCCAGGTGTTCCGCCTGCTGACACAGGACATCTCCGGCCTGCTGCAGCTGGAAAAACTCTCCGACCATCTCTCCGAACTGGCCGACATCATCGTGGACCAGGCCTTGCGCTTCGCCTGGAACAAGCTCGCCACGCGCCACCGCGACGCACCGGGATTCGCCGTCATCAGCTACGGCAAGCTCGGCGGCAAGGAACTCGGCTACGCCTCGGACCTGGATCTGGTGTATCTGTTCGAGGACGACGATGCCGATGCCGGGCGCATCTATTCGCGCCTGTCGACGCGCCTGTCCACCTGGCTCTCGGCGCAGACCCCGGCCGGCCAACTGTTCGAGACCGACCTGCGGCTGCGGCCCAACGGCGATGCCGGTCTGCCCGTGGTGAGTATCGATGCCTTCCGCCAGTACCAGTTGGAAAACGCCTGGACCTGGGAGCACCAGGCGCTGACCCGGGCGCGCTTTTCCGCCGGCGATGCGGCGGTGGGGGCGAAATTCGAGCAGGTCCGCGTCGAGATCCTGCGCCAGCAGCGCGATCCGGCCAAGCTGCGCGAGGATGTGCTGGCGATGCGCCAGCGCATGTACGACGCTCATGCCACCAAGGGCGAGGCCGCGGAACGAATCTTCAACCTGAAGCAGGACCCCGGCGGGCTGATCGACGTCGAGTTCCTGGTCCAGTATCTGGTGCTGGGCAACGCCCACGCCCATCCGGAACTGTGCGGCAACCTCGGCAACATCGCTCTGCTGCGGATCGCCGCCGAGCTCGGCCTGATTCCCGCAGAACAGGCCGAGACCGTGCGCGATGCCTACCGCGAATACCGCCGCCTGCAACACGCGCTGCGCCTCAACAACCAGAAGAGCAAGGTGGAACGGCTCAGCGTGCTGCCCGAGATCGAGGCGGTGCGCGCCTTGTGGCGTGTAGTATTCGACGCTTGA
- the argJ gene encoding bifunctional glutamate N-acetyltransferase/amino-acid acetyltransferase ArgJ, translated as MPVNYATPAASQLFPVAGVRLGVTQAGIRKKDRRDLTLIALDAGAQVAGVFTKNRFCAAPVTLCRQHLAVGSDIRALVINTGIANAGTGQPGMDAAIATCDAVAAALGVEARQVLPFSTGVILELLPAERVIAGLSACQADLRADAWHDAAHAIMTTDTVAKAASRRIELGGQTVTITGISKGAGMIRPNMATMLGFVATDAGIAPDLLNALVKEAADHSFNAITVDGDTSTNDSFILIASGQSGVAVNDAGDARWPVLRGAIIDVARELAQAIVRDGEGATKFITIAVEGGRDVEECRQVAYAIGHSPLVKTAFFASDPNLGRIQAAVGYAGIEDLDVARTRIWLASNGEEALVSEHGGRAAGYGEETGARIMAAAEITVRVHLGRGDARATVWTCDLSYDYVKINADYRS; from the coding sequence ATGCCCGTCAATTACGCCACGCCCGCCGCCTCCCAACTGTTTCCCGTCGCCGGTGTCCGCCTCGGCGTCACCCAGGCCGGCATCCGCAAGAAGGACCGCCGCGACCTGACCCTGATCGCCCTCGACGCGGGTGCCCAGGTGGCCGGCGTATTCACGAAGAACCGCTTCTGCGCCGCGCCGGTGACGCTGTGCCGCCAGCACCTGGCCGTCGGCAGCGACATCCGCGCACTGGTGATCAACACCGGCATCGCCAACGCCGGCACCGGCCAGCCGGGCATGGACGCCGCCATCGCTACCTGTGATGCCGTCGCCGCCGCCCTGGGCGTCGAGGCCCGCCAAGTGCTGCCCTTCTCCACCGGCGTGATCCTCGAACTACTGCCCGCCGAGCGCGTGATCGCCGGTCTGTCCGCCTGCCAGGCCGACCTTCGCGCCGACGCCTGGCACGATGCCGCCCACGCCATCATGACCACCGACACCGTGGCCAAGGCCGCCTCCCGCCGTATCGAACTGGGCGGCCAGACCGTCACCATCACCGGCATCTCCAAGGGCGCCGGCATGATCCGGCCCAACATGGCCACCATGCTCGGTTTCGTCGCCACCGACGCCGGCATCGCCCCAGACCTGCTGAACGCCCTGGTGAAGGAAGCCGCCGACCACTCCTTCAACGCGATCACCGTGGATGGCGACACCTCCACCAACGACTCCTTCATCCTGATCGCCAGCGGCCAGTCCGGCGTGGCGGTGAACGATGCCGGCGACGCCCGCTGGCCGGTGCTGCGCGGCGCCATCATCGACGTGGCGCGGGAACTGGCGCAGGCCATCGTGCGCGACGGCGAGGGCGCCACCAAGTTCATCACCATTGCCGTGGAAGGCGGCCGCGATGTCGAGGAATGCCGCCAGGTGGCCTACGCGATCGGCCACTCGCCGCTGGTGAAGACCGCCTTCTTCGCCTCCGATCCCAACCTGGGCCGCATCCAGGCCGCCGTCGGCTACGCCGGCATCGAGGATCTGGACGTGGCCAGGACCCGCATCTGGCTCGCCTCCAACGGCGAGGAGGCGCTGGTCTCCGAGCACGGCGGCCGCGCCGCCGGCTACGGTGAGGAAACCGGCGCCCGCATCATGGCCGCCGCCGAGATCACGGTGCGGGTGCATCTGGGCCGCGGAGACGCCCGCGCCACGGTGTGGACCTGCGACCTGTCCTACGACTACGTGAAGATCAACGCCGACTACCGCAGCTGA
- a CDS encoding nitrite reductase translates to MHQNINPKAPPMTKAEFEQAKQIYFERCAGCHGVLRKGATGKPLTTDKTLASGTEYLKVFIKFGSPAGMPNWGTSGELSDEKVDLMARYVQQEPPAPPEYGLKEMNASHKVLVPVSQRPTKKMNNFDLNNLFSVTLRDAGEIALIDGASKKIVSIIKTGYAVHISRMSKSGRYLYVIGRDAKINLIDLWMAQPETVAEIKVGLEARSVETSKFKGYEDKYAVAGTYWPPQFAIMDGDTLKPLKVESTRGMTVDTQEYHPEPRVASIVGSHYHPEFIINAKETGKILVVNYSDLKNLKVTSIDAARFLHDGGFDSSGRYFLVAANASNKIAVVDTKEDKLAALVDVGKTPHPGRGANFIHPKFGPVWATSHLGDESVSLIGTDPAKHSKEAWKVVDTLKAQGGGSLFIKTHPKSRNLWVDTPLNPESNVSQSIAVFDIKNLDKGYETLPIGEWAGLGEGAKRVVQPEYNRAGDEVWFSVWSAKNQQSAIVVVDDKTRKLKAVIKDPRLITPTGKFNVYNTQHDVY, encoded by the coding sequence ATGCATCAGAACATCAATCCCAAGGCGCCGCCGATGACCAAGGCCGAGTTCGAGCAGGCCAAGCAGATCTACTTCGAGCGTTGTGCCGGATGCCATGGCGTGCTGCGCAAGGGGGCCACCGGCAAGCCGCTGACCACGGACAAGACACTCGCCAGCGGGACCGAATATCTCAAGGTCTTCATCAAATTCGGCTCGCCGGCGGGCATGCCCAACTGGGGCACGTCGGGCGAGTTGTCGGATGAAAAGGTGGACCTGATGGCGCGCTATGTCCAGCAGGAGCCGCCGGCACCGCCCGAATACGGCCTGAAGGAGATGAACGCATCCCACAAGGTGCTGGTCCCCGTCTCGCAGCGGCCGACCAAGAAGATGAACAACTTCGACCTGAACAACCTGTTCTCCGTCACCCTGCGGGATGCCGGCGAGATCGCCCTGATCGACGGAGCCTCGAAGAAGATCGTCAGCATCATCAAGACCGGCTATGCGGTGCATATCTCGCGCATGTCCAAGTCCGGCCGCTACCTCTACGTGATCGGGCGCGACGCCAAGATCAATCTGATCGACCTGTGGATGGCCCAGCCGGAGACGGTGGCGGAAATCAAGGTGGGCCTCGAAGCACGCTCCGTGGAGACTTCCAAGTTCAAGGGCTATGAGGACAAGTACGCCGTGGCCGGCACCTACTGGCCGCCCCAGTTCGCCATCATGGACGGCGACACCCTGAAGCCGCTCAAGGTCGAGTCCACCCGCGGCATGACGGTCGACACCCAGGAATACCACCCCGAGCCTCGCGTCGCCTCGATCGTCGGTTCCCACTATCACCCGGAGTTCATCATCAACGCCAAGGAAACGGGCAAGATCCTGGTGGTCAATTACAGTGACCTGAAAAACCTCAAGGTCACCAGCATCGACGCGGCCCGCTTCCTCCACGATGGCGGCTTCGATTCCAGCGGCCGCTACTTCCTGGTGGCCGCCAACGCCTCGAACAAGATTGCGGTGGTGGATACCAAGGAGGACAAGCTCGCCGCGCTGGTGGATGTCGGCAAGACCCCCCACCCGGGACGTGGCGCCAACTTCATCCATCCCAAGTTCGGTCCGGTATGGGCCACCAGCCACCTGGGCGACGAGTCGGTCAGCCTGATCGGCACCGACCCGGCCAAGCATTCCAAGGAGGCGTGGAAGGTGGTGGATACGCTGAAGGCCCAGGGCGGCGGCTCCCTGTTCATCAAGACCCATCCGAAGTCGCGCAATCTGTGGGTCGATACGCCGCTCAACCCGGAGAGCAACGTCAGCCAGTCGATCGCGGTGTTCGACATCAAGAACCTTGACAAGGGCTACGAGACGCTGCCGATCGGGGAGTGGGCCGGCCTGGGCGAAGGCGCCAAGCGCGTGGTGCAGCCCGAGTACAACCGGGCCGGCGACGAGGTCTGGTTCTCCGTCTGGAGCGCCAAGAACCAGCAGTCGGCGATCGTCGTGGTGGACGACAAGACGCGCAAGCTGAAGGCCGTGATCAAGGATCCGAGACTGATCACGCCCACCGGCAAGTTCAACGTCTACAACACCCAGCACGACGTCTACTGA
- a CDS encoding SDR family NAD(P)-dependent oxidoreductase, whose translation MSLTLTGFDNKVALVTGAGRMRSIGRPIALTLARAGCDVVLTGTGKSPSLYPADEQAAGWRDIESVADEIRALGRRALPLVSDVADPEAVEALSRRVVAELGRIDFVVNNAGSTRGQDRQPVATLPVSEWQRVIDTNLNGSFYMCQAFARRMIEGKQGGAIINISTLGARLLAAGTAAYASSKVAINGLTTILSGELGQYGIRVNGVCPGLIDTSRLDDVGRGDAWNGLVKSFIPLGRAGTGEDIANMVAFLCSDQGAWISGQSIYVDGGYTNVPLMGA comes from the coding sequence TTGAGCCTGACATTGACTGGATTCGACAACAAGGTGGCCCTGGTGACCGGCGCAGGACGCATGCGCAGCATCGGCCGGCCGATTGCCCTGACCCTGGCCAGGGCCGGTTGCGACGTGGTATTGACCGGCACCGGCAAGTCGCCGTCCCTCTACCCCGCCGACGAGCAGGCGGCCGGCTGGCGCGACATCGAGTCGGTGGCCGACGAGATCCGCGCCCTGGGCCGCCGCGCCCTGCCGCTGGTGTCCGATGTCGCCGACCCCGAAGCGGTGGAGGCCCTGTCCCGGCGCGTGGTGGCGGAACTGGGCCGGATCGATTTCGTGGTCAACAACGCCGGTTCCACCCGCGGCCAGGACCGCCAGCCGGTGGCGACCCTGCCGGTCAGCGAATGGCAGCGGGTGATCGACACCAATCTCAATGGCAGCTTCTACATGTGCCAGGCCTTCGCCCGGCGCATGATCGAAGGCAAGCAGGGCGGCGCCATCATCAACATCTCCACCCTCGGCGCCCGGCTGCTGGCCGCCGGCACCGCCGCCTACGCCAGTTCCAAGGTGGCGATCAACGGCCTGACCACCATCCTCTCCGGGGAACTGGGCCAGTACGGTATACGGGTGAATGGAGTCTGCCCCGGCCTGATCGATACCAGCCGGCTGGACGACGTGGGCCGGGGCGATGCCTGGAACGGCCTGGTGAAGAGCTTCATTCCCCTCGGCCGGGCCGGTACCGGCGAGGACATCGCGAACATGGTGGCCTTCCTCTGCAGCGACCAGGGCGCCTGGATCAGCGGTCAGAGCATCTACGTGGACGGGGGCTATACCAACGTGCCCCTGATGGGGGCCTGA
- the apaG gene encoding Co2+/Mg2+ efflux protein ApaG, with translation MAESKKYEIQVSVATQYLPEQSDPENGRHTFAYTITIANVGSVAAQLISRHWLIADATGKVEEVRGLGVVGHQPLLQPGQSFEYTSGCVLETPVGTMRGSYQLTAEDGTQFEAPIAEFLLSMPRKLH, from the coding sequence ATGGCCGAGTCCAAGAAATACGAGATCCAGGTGTCCGTCGCGACCCAGTACCTGCCGGAGCAGTCCGATCCGGAAAACGGACGTCACACCTTCGCCTACACCATCACCATCGCCAACGTCGGCAGCGTGGCGGCGCAGCTGATTTCCCGCCACTGGCTGATCGCCGATGCCACCGGCAAGGTGGAGGAAGTGCGCGGCCTGGGCGTGGTCGGTCATCAGCCGCTGCTGCAGCCGGGGCAGAGCTTCGAATACACCAGCGGCTGCGTGCTGGAGACCCCGGTGGGGACGATGCGCGGCAGCTATCAGCTGACCGCTGAGGACGGCACCCAGTTCGAGGCCCCGATCGCCGAATTCCTGCTGTCCATGCCGCGCAAGCTGCATTGA
- the rpe gene encoding ribulose-phosphate 3-epimerase yields the protein MYRIAPSLLSANFAKLGEEVQNVVAAGADWIHFDVMDNHYVPNLTIGPLVCEAIRPLTEAPIDVHLMVKPVDRIVPDFAKAGANIITFHPEASEHIDRTLGLIRDSGCQAGLVFNPATPLHYMDHVMDKLDLVLLMSVNPGFGGQKFIPGTLDKLRQARARIDAYAAQSGRKILLEIDGGVKADNIAEIARAGADTFVAGSAVFGAARDGDPHRYDSVIGAMRAELASI from the coding sequence ATGTACCGCATCGCTCCCAGCCTCCTCTCCGCCAATTTCGCCAAGCTCGGCGAGGAGGTGCAGAACGTCGTCGCCGCCGGCGCCGACTGGATCCACTTCGACGTGATGGACAACCATTACGTCCCCAACCTGACCATCGGGCCGTTGGTGTGCGAGGCCATCCGCCCGCTGACCGAGGCGCCCATCGACGTGCACCTGATGGTGAAGCCGGTGGATCGCATCGTGCCGGACTTCGCCAAGGCCGGCGCCAACATCATCACCTTCCATCCCGAAGCCTCCGAGCACATCGACCGCACCCTTGGTCTGATCCGCGATTCCGGCTGCCAGGCCGGCCTGGTGTTCAACCCGGCGACGCCGCTCCATTACATGGACCACGTGATGGACAAGCTCGACCTGGTGCTGCTGATGAGCGTGAACCCCGGCTTCGGCGGCCAGAAGTTCATCCCCGGCACCCTGGACAAGCTGCGCCAGGCCCGGGCCCGGATCGACGCCTACGCAGCGCAGAGCGGCCGCAAGATATTGCTGGAGATCGACGGCGGGGTGAAGGCCGACAACATCGCCGAGATCGCCCGCGCCGGGGCCGACACCTTCGTCGCCGGCTCCGCCGTGTTCGGCGCCGCGCGGGATGGCGATCCCCACCGCTACGACTCGGTCATCGGTGCCATGCGCGCCGAACTGGCGAGCATCTGA
- a CDS encoding phosphoglycolate phosphatase: MQFPLPIRSVTLDLDGTLLDTAPDLAEAANAMLAELGLPRRSETEIRDFIGKGIPNLVKRSITFEREPDAEALARAESAFRRHYAVCNGRRSRPYPGVVEGLERLRALGLKLAIITNKAGAFTEPLLAASGLLPYVEFTIAGDTLPKKKPDPLPLQHACQRLGVAPAQNLHVGDSQNDFQAARAAGCPVFLVPYGYTEGADVRQLECDAIVASLVQAAELISAA, translated from the coding sequence ATGCAGTTTCCCCTGCCCATTCGTTCGGTCACCCTGGACCTGGACGGCACCCTGCTCGACACCGCACCGGACCTGGCCGAGGCGGCCAACGCGATGCTGGCCGAGCTGGGGCTGCCCCGGCGCAGCGAAACCGAGATCCGCGACTTCATCGGCAAGGGCATTCCCAACCTGGTGAAGCGTTCCATCACCTTCGAGCGGGAACCGGACGCCGAGGCCCTGGCCCGCGCGGAGTCGGCGTTCCGCCGCCACTACGCGGTCTGCAACGGCCGCAGGAGCCGCCCCTATCCAGGCGTGGTCGAGGGCCTGGAGCGGCTGCGCGCCCTGGGCCTGAAGCTGGCCATCATCACCAACAAGGCCGGCGCCTTCACCGAGCCGCTGTTGGCGGCCTCGGGGCTGCTGCCCTACGTGGAATTCACCATCGCCGGCGACACCCTGCCGAAGAAGAAGCCCGATCCCCTGCCCCTGCAGCACGCCTGCCAGCGCCTGGGCGTGGCGCCGGCGCAGAATCTGCACGTCGGCGACTCCCAGAACGACTTCCAGGCGGCGCGTGCCGCCGGCTGCCCGGTGTTCCTGGTGCCCTACGGCTACACCGAGGGCGCGGATGTGCGCCAGCTGGAGTGCGATGCTATAGTCGCCTCGCTGGTCCAAGCGGCTGAACTCATCAGCGCAGCCTGA
- the trpE gene encoding anthranilate synthase component I — MNESEFNRLAALGYNRIPVSAETFADLDTPLSIYLKLADAPYTYLLESVQGGERFGRYSFIGLAAGTRIEVHDRRVTVIENESVAELRTDIDPLDFVGEFMARYQVPDLPQLPRLYGGLVGAFGYDTIRYIEPRLAPGRKPDGEDIPDILLLLSEEIAVVDNLSGKLTLVVYADPRESGAHARAQARLRGLVARLREPAAIPADTRAESVPAVSEFGEEAFKAAVLKAKQYIVDGDLMQVVLSQRMTKPFVASPLALYRSLRTLNPSPYMFYFNFGAFHVVGASPEILVRLEDGKVTVRPIAGTRKRGATPEEDAALAADLLADEKERSEHLQLLDLGRNDAGRVARTGTVKVTERFVIERYSHVMHIVSNVEGELREGENALSVLKATFPAGTVSGAPKVRAMEIIDELEPSKRGIYAGAVGYVGFNGDMDLAIAIRTAVVKDQTLYVQAGAGIVYDSNPDAEWEETRNKARALLRAAEVAEAGLDTRLD; from the coding sequence ATGAACGAATCCGAATTCAACCGGCTCGCCGCCCTCGGCTACAACCGCATCCCGGTCAGCGCCGAGACCTTCGCCGACCTCGACACACCGCTCTCCATCTACCTGAAGCTGGCCGACGCGCCCTACACCTACCTGCTGGAATCGGTGCAGGGCGGCGAGCGCTTCGGCCGCTATTCCTTCATCGGCCTGGCCGCCGGTACCCGCATCGAGGTCCATGACCGGCGGGTGACGGTGATCGAGAACGAGTCCGTGGCGGAGCTGCGCACCGACATCGATCCGCTGGACTTCGTCGGCGAGTTCATGGCCCGCTACCAGGTGCCCGACCTGCCCCAGTTGCCCCGTCTCTACGGCGGTCTGGTGGGTGCCTTCGGCTATGACACCATCCGTTACATCGAACCGCGCCTGGCGCCGGGGCGCAAGCCCGACGGCGAAGACATCCCCGACATCCTGCTGCTGCTCTCCGAGGAAATCGCGGTGGTGGACAATCTCTCGGGCAAGTTGACCCTGGTGGTCTATGCCGACCCCCGCGAATCCGGCGCCCACGCCCGCGCGCAGGCGCGCCTGCGCGGCCTGGTGGCGCGCTTGCGGGAACCGGCGGCGATCCCCGCCGACACCCGGGCCGAGAGCGTGCCCGCCGTCTCCGAATTCGGCGAGGAGGCCTTCAAGGCGGCGGTGCTGAAGGCCAAGCAGTACATCGTAGACGGCGACCTGATGCAGGTGGTGCTCTCCCAGCGCATGACCAAGCCCTTCGTCGCCTCGCCGCTGGCCCTGTACCGGTCGCTGCGCACCCTGAACCCGTCGCCCTACATGTTCTATTTCAACTTCGGCGCGTTCCACGTGGTCGGCGCCTCGCCGGAGATACTGGTGCGGCTGGAGGACGGCAAGGTCACCGTGCGCCCCATCGCCGGCACCCGCAAGCGCGGCGCCACGCCGGAGGAGGACGCCGCCCTGGCCGCCGACCTGCTGGCCGACGAGAAGGAACGCTCGGAACACCTGCAACTGCTGGACCTGGGCCGCAACGACGCCGGGCGGGTGGCCCGGACCGGCACCGTCAAGGTCACCGAGCGTTTCGTGATCGAACGCTACTCCCACGTGATGCACATCGTCTCCAACGTGGAAGGGGAGCTGCGCGAAGGCGAGAACGCGCTGTCGGTGCTGAAAGCCACTTTCCCCGCCGGCACCGTGTCCGGCGCGCCCAAGGTGCGGGCGATGGAAATCATCGACGAACTGGAGCCCAGCAAGCGCGGCATCTACGCCGGCGCCGTGGGCTACGTCGGTTTCAACGGCGACATGGATCTGGCCATCGCCATCCGCACCGCCGTGGTCAAGGACCAGACGCTCTACGTCCAGGCCGGCGCCGGCATCGTCTACGACTCCAACCCCGACGCCGAATGGGAGGAGACCCGCAACAAGGCGCGCGCCCTGCTGCGCGCCGCCGAGGTGGCCGAGGCGGGACTGGATACCCGCCTCGACTGA
- a CDS encoding Zn-dependent alcohol dehydrogenase → MRAAVLEQPGAPLSVVDDVEIIAPRVGEVRVRVRYCSLCHSDYSVVKGTFPVAEPIIVGHEAAGVVESVGPGVTHLQPGDAVVLNAIYPCGQCYFCQRGEHSICAHATQALITHALPDGETGLSRQGRRVLRGVGVGALAEFVVAPAASAVKIDADIPLDLACVTGCAVRTGVGAVLNTARVVEGATVLILGAGGVGLSTVQGARLAAASTIIVSDPVAERREAALRLGASHVVDPTREDPLAIAYGLTNGIGVDYAFETAGAAALIELGITATRPGGTTICVGAPPFDQSVTIQNAVLFASMEKKLMGSLLGGAHASYDILRLLAFWRAGRLDLASLITQRRPLAEINEAFADLGAGKGIRTVIEIG, encoded by the coding sequence ATGCGTGCAGCCGTGCTGGAACAACCGGGAGCGCCCCTGAGCGTCGTGGACGACGTGGAAATCATCGCCCCGCGGGTCGGCGAAGTGCGGGTGCGGGTGCGCTATTGCAGTCTCTGCCATTCCGATTACAGCGTGGTCAAGGGCACCTTCCCGGTGGCCGAGCCGATCATCGTCGGCCATGAGGCGGCGGGCGTGGTCGAATCGGTGGGACCGGGCGTCACCCATCTGCAGCCCGGTGACGCGGTGGTGCTGAACGCCATCTATCCCTGTGGTCAGTGCTATTTCTGCCAGCGTGGCGAGCACAGCATCTGCGCCCATGCCACCCAGGCGCTGATCACTCATGCCCTGCCCGACGGCGAGACCGGCTTGTCGCGACAGGGGCGCCGGGTGCTGCGCGGCGTCGGCGTCGGCGCCCTGGCTGAATTCGTGGTGGCGCCGGCCGCTTCGGCGGTGAAGATCGACGCCGACATCCCGCTCGACCTGGCCTGCGTGACGGGCTGCGCGGTGCGCACCGGCGTCGGCGCGGTGCTCAACACCGCCCGCGTGGTGGAGGGCGCCACGGTGCTGATCCTGGGCGCTGGCGGCGTCGGGCTGTCCACCGTGCAGGGCGCGCGCCTGGCGGCGGCATCCACCATCATCGTCTCCGACCCGGTGGCCGAGCGGCGCGAAGCCGCCCTGCGCCTGGGCGCCAGCCACGTGGTGGATCCCACGCGGGAAGATCCGCTGGCGATCGCCTATGGCCTCACCAACGGCATCGGCGTCGATTACGCGTTCGAGACGGCGGGCGCGGCGGCGCTGATCGAACTCGGCATCACGGCCACCCGGCCCGGCGGCACCACGATCTGCGTGGGAGCGCCGCCCTTCGACCAGTCGGTGACCATCCAGAATGCCGTGCTCTTCGCCTCCATGGAGAAGAAGCTGATGGGCAGCCTGCTCGGCGGCGCCCACGCCAGCTACGACATCCTGCGGCTGCTGGCCTTCTGGCGCGCCGGCCGGCTGGACCTGGCGAGCCTGATCACCCAGCGCCGGCCGCTGGCGGAGATCAACGAAGCCTTCGCCGACCTGGGCGCCGGCAAAGGCATCCGCACGGTGATCGAGATCGGGTAA